The Lycium barbarum isolate Lr01 chromosome 10, ASM1917538v2, whole genome shotgun sequence genome includes a region encoding these proteins:
- the LOC132614698 gene encoding cytochrome b561 and DOMON domain-containing protein At5g47530-like, with product MSSGFLISCVLFTLFVSSTYAQSCTKYNFTSNNQMLFTSCSDLPFLNSFLHWNYNPSSKTAKIAYRHTKVASNRWVAWAINPTSQGMVGSQALVAYQKSDGKMRVYTSPITSYQTQLQEGDLSFNVSNLSATYLNNEFTIFATLKLENFNSTFVNQVWQEGPLSGDSPAMHDTSIAHAQSAGLLSLLSGQSRTTTKGASSSLNKKNFHGLLNAVSWGIMMPIGILFARYLKVFSDPAWFYLHSIWQITAYVIGVAGWAIGLQLGSESHGIQYTAHRTIGIVLFSLATLQATAILLRPKRDHKHRIYWNIYHRSVGYSIVVLGIINIFKGLNILKPEKKWETSYIATLVGLGIIAAFLEVITWCVVIKRNKSVNSTVEKNPQGLHEANWYNGNGNGTTGTQYRV from the exons ATGTCAAGTGGCTTCTTGATTTCATGTGTTCTGTTTACTCTGTTTGTGTCATCCACTTATGCTCAATCATGCACAAAGTACAACTTCACAAGCAACAACCAAATGTTGTTCACTTCATGCAGTGATCTTCCATTTTTGAACTCATTCCTTCACTGGAATTATAACCCTTCTTCAAAAACAGCGAAAATCGCCTATCGACACACTAAAGTTGCCTCCAATAGATGGGTGGCATGGGCTATAAATCCAACTTCACAAGGTATGGTTGGTTCACAAGCACTTGTTGCATATCAAAAATCAGATGGGAAAATGAGAGTTTATACATCACCTATTACTAGTTATCAGACACAGTTACAAGAAGGGGATTTGAGTTTCAATGTCTCTAATTTGTCAGCTACTTATTTGAATAATGAATTCACTATTTTTGCTACTTTAAAGCTTGAGAATTTTAACTCTACATTTGTGAACCAAGTTTGGCAAGAAGGTCCACTTTCTGGGGATTCTCCAGCAATGCATGATACTTCCATTGCTCATGCTCAATCTGCTGGACTTCTCAGCCTTCTTTCTGGACAATCTAGGACTACTACAAAAGGAGCAAGCTCATCACTTAACAAGAAAAAT TTTCACGGACTGCTAAATGCAGTGAGTTGGGGGATTATGATGCCTATTGGTATCTTGTTTGCAAGATACTTAAAGGTGTTTTCAGACCCTGCATGGTTTTACCTTCACTCTATTTGGCAAATCACAGCTTATGTTATTGGTGTTGCTGGCTGGGCTATTGGTCTCCAACTTGGGAGTGAGTCCCATGGTATTCAATATACTGCTCATAGAACCATTGGCATTGTCCTGTTTTCCTTGGCCACTCTCCAG GCCACTGCTATACTTCTAaggccaaaaagggatcacaaGCACAGGATCTACTGGAACATTTACCACAGATCAGTTGGTTACTCAATTGTTGTTCTGGGAATTATCAATATATTCAAAGGTTTGAACATATTGAAACCTGAGAAGAAATGGGAAACATCTTATATTGCAACACTAGTTGGTCTAGGAATCATTGCTGCATTCTTGGAGGTTATCACGTGGTGTGTGGTTATTAAAAGGAACAAGTCTGTAAATAGTACTGTTGAGAAGAATCCACAAGGTCTTCATGAAGCAAATTGGTATAATGGCAATGGAAATGGAACTACAGGGACACAGTACAGAGTTTAG